One window of Methanobacterium alkalithermotolerans genomic DNA carries:
- a CDS encoding DUF4389 domain-containing protein: MSEDFELNELFEYEKNASRLELFVRFFYAIPVVIVLGLYSIIAGICLTIQFLIILVLGKRNEGLNDLIRGYLEYNIHLISYFNYMTDERPGVIPKKVKFFEVVEEE, encoded by the coding sequence ATGAGCGAAGATTTTGAATTAAATGAATTATTTGAATATGAAAAAAATGCAAGTAGATTAGAACTATTTGTGAGGTTTTTTTATGCAATACCAGTGGTTATAGTACTGGGATTGTATAGTATCATAGCCGGAATATGTTTAACCATCCAGTTCTTAATAATATTAGTACTTGGAAAGCGTAATGAAGGTCTAAATGACTTAATTAGAGGATATTTAGAATACAACATCCATTTAATTAGTTATTTTAATTATATGACTGATGAGAGACCAGGAGTTATTCCTAAAAAAGTTAAGTTTTTCGAAGTGGTGGAAGAAGAATAA
- a CDS encoding ferritin has protein sequence MVSEKMQDALNGQMNAELYSAYLYLAMGAYFEDSDLPGFANWMRIQAQEELSHGMKFHDYLIRRGKRVLLDEIEKPPREWESALDVFENVLSHEKKVTGLINQLVNLALEEKDHATNNFLQYFVAEQVEEEESAGGILQKVRLAIESPASLLMLDSEMAQRVFNPPAE, from the coding sequence ATGGTTAGTGAAAAAATGCAGGATGCATTGAATGGACAGATGAATGCGGAGTTATACTCTGCCTACCTTTATCTGGCTATGGGGGCCTATTTTGAGGATTCTGACCTGCCCGGTTTTGCCAACTGGATGAGAATTCAGGCCCAGGAAGAACTAAGCCATGGGATGAAGTTCCATGACTACCTGATTAGAAGAGGAAAAAGAGTGCTTCTGGATGAAATCGAAAAACCTCCCCGTGAATGGGAATCTGCCCTGGATGTGTTTGAAAATGTTTTAAGCCACGAAAAAAAGGTAACCGGACTTATTAATCAGCTGGTAAACCTGGCTCTGGAAGAAAAAGACCATGCTACCAATAACTTCCTGCAGTACTTTGTGGCAGAACAGGTAGAAGAAGAAGAATCAGCCGGAGGAATATTGCAAAAAGTAAGGCTGGCCATTGAATCTCCTGCCAGTCTACTGATGCTGGATAGTGAAATGGCTCAAAGGGTATTCAATCCACCAGCGGAATGA
- a CDS encoding flavin reductase family protein, whose product MDFKDFPIEKANRILAPRPTVIISTINDEAKVNGAPFSFVMPVSMDPPIVAFASAPSHDTSKNIQLNSEFVINLTPAEIINQMWITGEKVPYGENELEKAGLTSLESKIVSPPRIKESLAHLECKVIEIQEVGDHLLILGKVVHASVEENCMKDDLLDVEKVKPLLHLGGTSFVVGDHLRKVE is encoded by the coding sequence ATGGATTTTAAAGATTTCCCGATTGAAAAAGCAAACCGTATACTGGCTCCCCGGCCAACTGTAATTATAAGCACTATTAATGATGAAGCTAAGGTCAATGGCGCCCCTTTCTCCTTTGTAATGCCGGTTTCCATGGACCCCCCTATTGTGGCATTTGCCTCTGCACCTTCCCATGATACCAGTAAGAATATCCAGTTAAATAGCGAGTTTGTTATTAATTTAACCCCCGCAGAAATAATTAATCAAATGTGGATAACTGGTGAAAAGGTTCCCTATGGGGAAAATGAATTGGAAAAAGCAGGATTAACCTCCCTGGAATCTAAAATAGTTTCACCGCCCAGAATAAAAGAATCCCTGGCCCATTTAGAGTGTAAGGTGATTGAAATCCAGGAAGTAGGAGATCATTTATTGATTCTGGGTAAGGTGGTGCATGCTTCTGTGGAGGAAAACTGTATGAAAGATGATTTGTTGGATGTGGAAAAAGTGAAACCTCTTCTTCATTTAGGAGGAACCTCTTTTGTGGTAGGGGACCACTTAAGGAAAGTGGAATAA
- the cbiT gene encoding precorrin-6Y C5,15-methyltransferase (decarboxylating) subunit CbiT yields MIRDRDFIKNSTVPGPTKEEIRCLVLCKSELTSQDIVVDIGCGTGGLTLEFAKRTSKVYSLDRNPEAINLTSKNLEKHGLKNRVQLICGNAKDEMDKFPDFNVLMIGGSGGDLSFLIEKGFSKLKKSGRIIITAILLETALEAIETLKKFDMDVEVINAAISRGKIIERGTMMLAENPITIIVGVKRN; encoded by the coding sequence ATGATTAGGGACCGGGATTTTATAAAAAACTCCACTGTACCTGGCCCTACTAAGGAAGAAATCCGTTGTTTGGTTTTATGCAAATCAGAACTTACTTCTCAGGATATTGTGGTGGATATCGGCTGTGGGACCGGTGGATTAACCCTGGAATTTGCTAAAAGAACATCAAAAGTATATTCCCTGGATAGAAATCCTGAGGCTATTAATTTAACCTCAAAAAACCTGGAAAAACATGGCCTGAAAAACAGGGTGCAGCTTATTTGCGGTAATGCAAAAGATGAAATGGATAAATTCCCTGATTTTAATGTCTTAATGATTGGAGGCAGTGGTGGGGACCTGTCTTTTTTAATTGAAAAAGGATTTAGCAAACTTAAAAAAAGTGGAAGGATAATCATCACGGCCATCTTACTTGAAACTGCATTAGAAGCTATTGAAACACTAAAAAAGTTTGATATGGACGTGGAAGTGATAAATGCCGCTATATCTCGTGGAAAAATAATTGAAAGAGGCACCATGATGCTGGCTGAAAATCCAATAACCATAATTGTGGGAGTAAAAAGAAATTAA
- a CDS encoding ABC transporter ATP-binding protein: MIKVENLSKTFKIENGEEIKALDDINLEINDGEIVGIIGKSGSGKTTLLRILRGVESFDSGNIVLNGTKISPDSNPYYFTKLKKATAIHLQRSFGLWSETAFDNIIRKLYGVKYGDEAMADFEYAYDEFGDEALELLKLVGLENKANHFAPVLSGGEKQRLIMARQLAKKPEVLLLDEPATMSCPQTKQEILDAIKNINKELGVTIVLVSHLPEIHEYLADRLILMEKGQIVDEGSPRDVIKEFLKDIEPVESYPPLVDKSPLLKTIDLKKRFFLMNGGSVLDIKDVNIEINKGEMVSLIGHSGAGKTVILRIIGGLDFPEGGRVCFKFNSKWIDMHQAGIDRMEIRRKMSFMHQEFALVHHATIKDQIASRLGVKGENVIYEAKKKAKELEISDMVLDVLYQLTDLPENEAKLRLEKIGLNAEILDILFPSFPDTEVKKYAAPIFDALRLPLEILDRKSYELSGGQKVRATMALALASEPELLILDEPFGDLDPITLRSVSNALKRINNKFQTTFLMVSHHIDFIKEVSTRSLMMEKGKLVLDGNPEDLCEEFIKRSQAQYLMGDE; encoded by the coding sequence ATGATTAAGGTAGAAAATCTTTCAAAAACTTTTAAAATAGAAAATGGGGAAGAAATTAAGGCTTTAGATGACATTAATCTTGAAATAAATGATGGAGAAATAGTGGGGATTATAGGAAAAAGTGGATCAGGTAAAACTACCTTGCTTAGAATTCTAAGAGGGGTGGAATCATTTGATAGTGGAAATATTGTATTAAATGGCACAAAAATCTCACCGGACTCCAATCCATACTATTTCACCAAGTTAAAGAAAGCCACCGCTATCCATTTACAGAGATCCTTTGGTTTATGGTCTGAAACTGCTTTTGACAATATCATCCGGAAGCTTTATGGGGTTAAATATGGGGATGAAGCTATGGCTGATTTTGAATATGCTTATGACGAATTTGGAGATGAAGCCCTGGAGCTATTAAAGTTGGTAGGGCTGGAAAATAAGGCCAATCACTTTGCCCCGGTACTCAGTGGTGGTGAAAAGCAGCGACTGATTATGGCTCGTCAGTTAGCAAAAAAACCAGAAGTATTGCTACTGGATGAACCAGCAACCATGTCCTGTCCTCAAACAAAACAGGAAATACTGGATGCTATTAAAAATATAAATAAGGAGCTGGGAGTTACCATAGTTCTGGTATCACACCTGCCAGAAATTCATGAATATCTAGCAGACAGGCTTATATTAATGGAAAAAGGCCAGATAGTGGATGAAGGAAGTCCAAGAGATGTTATAAAAGAATTTTTAAAAGATATAGAACCTGTAGAATCATATCCTCCCTTAGTTGATAAAAGTCCCCTTTTGAAAACAATTGATCTAAAAAAAAGGTTTTTCCTGATGAATGGGGGTTCTGTTCTGGATATTAAAGATGTGAATATAGAGATAAACAAAGGGGAAATGGTATCCTTAATTGGTCACAGTGGTGCCGGTAAAACAGTAATCTTAAGAATTATTGGGGGACTGGATTTTCCCGAAGGAGGGAGAGTTTGTTTTAAATTCAATAGTAAATGGATAGACATGCACCAGGCAGGAATAGACAGAATGGAAATCAGAAGAAAGATGAGTTTCATGCATCAAGAATTTGCTTTAGTTCATCATGCAACTATTAAAGATCAGATAGCATCCCGACTTGGTGTAAAAGGGGAAAATGTAATTTATGAGGCTAAGAAAAAGGCTAAGGAATTGGAGATTAGTGATATGGTGCTGGATGTGCTGTACCAATTAACTGACCTCCCAGAAAATGAAGCCAAATTACGCTTAGAGAAAATAGGACTTAATGCTGAAATTTTAGATATTCTCTTCCCCAGCTTCCCGGATACCGAAGTCAAAAAATATGCCGCACCCATATTTGATGCATTGCGACTGCCCCTGGAAATACTGGATCGTAAGTCTTATGAATTATCAGGTGGTCAGAAGGTCAGGGCAACTATGGCACTGGCACTGGCTTCTGAACCGGAATTATTAATATTAGATGAACCATTCGGTGATTTGGATCCCATAACTTTAAGATCTGTTTCCAATGCATTAAAACGAATTAATAACAAGTTCCAGACCACTTTCTTAATGGTATCTCACCATATTGATTTTATTAAAGAAGTGAGTACCAGATCCCTTATGATGGAAAAAGGTAAACTGGTCCTGGATGGAAATCCTGAAGATTTATGTGAAGAATTCATAAAACGGAGCCAGGCCCAGTATTTAATGGGTGATGAATGA
- a CDS encoding UbiX family flavin prenyltransferase translates to MIIVAITGASGIIYGLKVLEALKERKIDTALVITDPARIILEYELDLKIEDLKNKATCYYEASDLTSSINSGSFKFESMVIVPCTMKTLSAIATGYASNSITRAADVALKERRKLVLVPRETPLRSIHLENMLEISREGGIILPAMPGFYHRPENLDDMANFIAGKILDVLEIEHDLFLRWSGDEI, encoded by the coding sequence ATGATAATTGTAGCTATAACCGGTGCCAGTGGGATAATATATGGGTTGAAGGTATTAGAAGCACTAAAAGAAAGGAAAATAGATACGGCCTTAGTAATAACAGACCCTGCCCGGATTATTTTAGAATATGAACTGGATTTGAAAATTGAAGATTTAAAGAATAAAGCCACCTGTTACTATGAAGCCAGTGACTTAACTTCTTCTATAAACAGTGGTTCCTTTAAATTTGAATCAATGGTCATTGTTCCCTGCACTATGAAAACCCTTTCGGCTATAGCCACCGGTTATGCCAGTAATTCAATTACCCGGGCTGCAGATGTAGCTTTAAAAGAACGGAGAAAATTAGTATTAGTTCCCCGGGAAACACCTTTACGCTCAATTCATCTGGAAAACATGCTTGAAATCAGCCGGGAAGGGGGAATAATTCTACCAGCCATGCCCGGATTTTATCACCGCCCTGAAAACCTGGATGACATGGCCAATTTTATTGCAGGTAAAATTTTAGATGTACTGGAAATAGAACATGACCTTTTCTTGAGATGGAGTGGGGATGAAATATGA
- a CDS encoding rubredoxin — translation MRYKCKVCGYIYDPDMGEPRKETPSGVEFDSLPDEWSCPKCGAGKIRFMPLKN, via the coding sequence ATGAGATACAAATGTAAAGTATGCGGATACATATACGATCCCGATATGGGAGAACCACGTAAGGAAACTCCTTCTGGAGTAGAATTTGATTCACTTCCTGATGAATGGTCTTGCCCTAAATGTGGAGCAGGTAAAATAAGATTTATGCCGCTAAAGAATTAA
- a CDS encoding HD domain-containing protein — translation MKFIRDSVHGNLHINDLEIKLVDTPQIQRLRRIKQLGFTFLIYPGANHTRFEHSIGTMYLASQMADHLNLDEDKKSILRICALLHDAGHGPFSHVSEAVLDDSHEVLTSRVIKNSILGDIISENYDINDIIDIINGKGVLGQIISGELDVDRMDYLIRDSHYTGVAYGIIDIERLIYNMKLENNLVLDKKGVQAAESTLVARYFMYPSVYQHHTTRIVNSMFRRSLRKLIDQNIIDSKKIYQYDDADMIMACRNQDGFIKDMIKRMDNRDLFKKVDSLKLSELEDPQKIFKIKREQIKKAENEICEEKNINPDYLIIDMPEYPSFDEMRTLVSVGDGIVNLSQISSIVGALRDARFNHADLCIYVPEEHTSKLADFDFYDYLDLPEKINKHDKQMRLVSTF, via the coding sequence ATGAAATTTATCAGGGATAGTGTACATGGGAATCTCCATATAAATGATCTCGAAATTAAATTGGTTGACACACCCCAAATTCAACGATTAAGAAGAATAAAACAATTGGGATTCACTTTCTTAATATATCCTGGAGCAAATCACACCCGCTTTGAGCATTCTATAGGTACCATGTATTTAGCCTCTCAAATGGCGGATCACCTGAATCTGGATGAGGATAAAAAAAGTATATTGCGCATATGCGCTTTGCTGCATGATGCCGGACATGGACCTTTTTCACATGTATCTGAGGCTGTTTTAGACGATTCCCATGAGGTACTTACCTCCCGGGTTATTAAAAATTCCATACTGGGAGATATCATATCTGAAAACTATGATATTAATGATATAATAGATATAATTAATGGAAAAGGAGTTTTAGGGCAGATTATATCTGGGGAACTTGATGTGGATCGTATGGACTATTTAATACGCGACTCCCACTACACCGGGGTGGCCTATGGTATCATCGATATTGAGAGATTGATATATAACATGAAACTGGAGAACAATCTGGTTCTCGATAAAAAGGGAGTTCAGGCTGCTGAATCTACACTTGTAGCACGTTATTTTATGTATCCCAGTGTTTATCAACACCATACCACACGTATAGTGAATTCTATGTTTAGAAGATCTCTTAGAAAATTAATTGACCAGAATATAATTGATTCTAAAAAAATTTACCAGTATGATGATGCGGATATGATCATGGCCTGCCGGAACCAGGATGGGTTTATAAAAGACATGATCAAGCGTATGGATAATCGTGACCTGTTTAAAAAAGTGGATTCTCTTAAATTATCAGAACTAGAAGATCCTCAAAAAATATTTAAAATTAAAAGAGAGCAGATTAAAAAAGCAGAAAATGAGATCTGTGAAGAAAAAAACATTAATCCTGATTATTTAATTATTGATATGCCAGAATACCCATCATTCGATGAAATGAGGACTCTTGTTTCTGTCGGGGATGGTATTGTAAATTTAAGTCAGATTTCAAGTATTGTAGGGGCTTTAAGGGATGCCAGGTTTAATCATGCTGATTTATGTATTTATGTCCCGGAGGAACATACCTCTAAATTAGCTGATTTTGATTTTTATGATTATCTGGATTTACCTGAAAAAATAAACAAACATGATAAACAGATGCGTTTAGTTAGCACTTTTTGA
- a CDS encoding nicotinamide-nucleotide adenylyltransferase codes for MRGLLVGRMQPVHQGHLQVIKSILKEVDEVIIGVGSAQLSHTLKDPFTAGERVMMLTKSLSENGIPASRYYIIPVQDIECNSVWVSHIKMLTPPFERVYSGNPLVQRLFIEEDYQVTSPPLYYRDKLSGTEVRKRMLSNGNWEELVPSSVAKVIKEIDGLERLSHLSQKEVSELE; via the coding sequence ATGAGAGGATTACTGGTAGGTAGGATGCAGCCAGTTCATCAGGGACACTTACAGGTTATCAAAAGTATACTCAAAGAGGTGGATGAAGTAATAATTGGTGTAGGAAGTGCTCAGCTAAGCCATACTTTAAAAGATCCTTTTACAGCGGGTGAAAGAGTAATGATGCTCACTAAATCCTTAAGTGAAAACGGGATCCCTGCTTCCCGGTATTATATCATACCGGTACAGGATATTGAATGCAATTCGGTATGGGTTTCCCATATAAAAATGCTCACACCTCCTTTTGAAAGGGTCTACTCCGGCAATCCCCTGGTTCAAAGACTCTTTATTGAAGAAGATTATCAGGTCACGTCTCCTCCCCTATATTACCGGGATAAACTCTCAGGAACAGAAGTTAGAAAAAGAATGTTAAGTAATGGTAACTGGGAAGAACTGGTGCCTTCATCGGTAGCAAAAGTTATTAAGGAAATAGATGGTTTGGAAAGACTAAGTCATCTTTCTCAAAAAGAAGTCAGTGAATTAGAATAG
- a CDS encoding molybdenum cofactor biosynthesis protein MoaE — MLVKLLEKDEELITIPDLLHQIKKSIKIDECGAIFTFEGIVRGEEKGKKVDKLILSTPDKLKTQKELESIAREVKEKFSVAEIGVVHYLGEFYTGDSLFLVAVLGNHRQETLDALTEIIERTKFDLDFQKEEHTTKGTNIIMSGG; from the coding sequence ATGTTAGTTAAGCTCCTGGAAAAGGATGAAGAGTTAATTACCATCCCTGATTTACTCCATCAGATTAAAAAAAGCATAAAAATTGATGAATGCGGTGCTATTTTTACCTTTGAGGGAATAGTAAGGGGAGAAGAAAAGGGTAAAAAAGTTGATAAATTAATTTTAAGCACTCCGGATAAATTAAAAACTCAAAAAGAACTGGAAAGTATTGCCAGAGAAGTGAAGGAAAAATTTTCAGTTGCAGAAATTGGGGTTGTTCATTACCTGGGAGAATTTTACACCGGTGATTCCCTCTTCCTGGTGGCTGTTCTGGGAAATCACCGTCAAGAAACATTAGATGCTTTAACTGAAATAATTGAAAGAACCAAGTTTGATCTGGATTTTCAAAAAGAGGAACATACCACTAAAGGCACTAATATCATCATGTCGGGAGGATAA
- a CDS encoding peroxiredoxin, whose amino-acid sequence MGEKIYELKKIKKKGRGIPLIGDKFPKMEVQTTQGMMKLPKAFKKKWFVLFSHPADFTPVCTTEFVAFQNRYEEFKKLNCELIGLSIDQIFSHLKWIEWIEENLNVEITFPLIADTGKVADTLGLIHPARPTNTVRAVFIVDPEAIVRAILYYPQELGRNMDEILRMIEGFANIEEKGVAIPANWPNNELIGKGLIIPPASDVETAKKRKEEYKCYDWWLCHRNYYKW is encoded by the coding sequence ATGGGAGAAAAAATATATGAGCTAAAAAAAATTAAGAAAAAAGGAAGGGGAATACCTTTAATTGGGGATAAATTTCCTAAAATGGAAGTTCAAACTACACAGGGGATGATGAAGCTTCCTAAGGCATTTAAAAAAAAATGGTTTGTTCTTTTTAGCCATCCTGCAGATTTTACACCGGTGTGTACTACTGAATTTGTGGCCTTCCAGAACAGGTATGAAGAATTTAAAAAATTAAATTGTGAATTAATTGGTCTTAGTATTGATCAGATATTTTCACATCTAAAATGGATTGAATGGATAGAAGAAAACCTTAATGTGGAGATAACTTTTCCATTAATTGCAGATACAGGAAAAGTGGCGGATACATTAGGTTTAATCCACCCTGCCCGCCCCACCAATACCGTTCGGGCAGTATTTATTGTGGATCCGGAGGCCATAGTACGGGCCATTCTATATTATCCTCAAGAACTGGGTAGAAATATGGATGAAATACTCCGTATGATAGAGGGTTTTGCCAATATAGAAGAAAAAGGAGTAGCCATACCTGCCAACTGGCCTAACAATGAATTAATAGGAAAAGGACTGATTATACCTCCTGCAAGTGATGTGGAAACCGCTAAAAAGCGCAAAGAAGAATACAAATGTTATGACTGGTGGTTATGTCATAGAAATTACTACAAATGGTAG
- a CDS encoding universal stress protein, with product MFKRILVPSDGSEHATKAADKAIQLAKILDAEIVAVHVIDEKLIQPFEVLEEEGMEILHQIQKKGESAGVEVSEVLLLGNPGHDMKKISNKTEADLIVIASHGRTGLEKILMGSVAENTLKTADIPVLLIK from the coding sequence ATGTTTAAAAGGATACTGGTACCTTCTGATGGCTCAGAACATGCCACCAAAGCAGCAGATAAGGCTATTCAACTTGCAAAAATATTAGATGCCGAAATTGTAGCCGTGCATGTGATTGATGAGAAACTTATCCAGCCCTTTGAAGTCCTGGAAGAAGAGGGTATGGAAATACTACATCAGATTCAAAAAAAAGGAGAATCTGCCGGAGTAGAGGTATCTGAAGTATTATTGTTGGGGAATCCCGGGCATGACATGAAAAAGATAAGTAATAAGACCGAAGCGGATCTAATTGTAATTGCTTCGCATGGTAGAACTGGCCTGGAAAAAATATTAATGGGTAGTGTAGCAGAAAATACATTGAAAACTGCTGATATACCGGTTTTACTGATTAAATAA
- a CDS encoding FprA family A-type flavoprotein, with translation MSARMMEDGVYYVGSQDWDRQIFDELIPLPQGTSYNSYLIQGRDNTALIDTVDPEKAHELLKNLQELELKIDYIVSNHAEQDHSGSIPLILEEYPEAVVVTNPKCKELLKNFLFIPEDKFKTIGDGDKISLGGKTLEFIFTPWVHWPDTMVTYLEENKMLFSCDFFGSHMATSQLYSHENEEVYSAAKRYYAELMMPFRPTIKNNLAKISKRDIKTIAPSHGPIYSPVNEIINLYKDWISDETLNLVVIPYVSMHGSTRVMVDHLVDSLIKRGLVVKPFNLGHMDPGEFLMSLVDASTLVIASPTVLTGPHPLTVSNAYLINLLRPKLKYVAIMGSFGWGSRMEELLKGQLSNLKVEYLESISIKGLPTQDDLEKIDALADEILKKHESS, from the coding sequence ATGTCTGCCCGGATGATGGAAGACGGTGTTTATTATGTGGGATCCCAGGATTGGGATCGGCAAATATTTGATGAGTTAATTCCGTTACCACAGGGAACCAGTTATAACTCGTACCTTATTCAGGGAAGAGATAATACTGCATTAATTGATACGGTTGATCCAGAGAAGGCTCATGAACTATTAAAAAACCTCCAGGAATTAGAATTAAAAATTGACTACATTGTATCCAACCATGCTGAACAGGACCATTCTGGTTCTATACCTCTTATCCTGGAGGAATATCCAGAGGCAGTAGTAGTTACCAATCCTAAATGCAAAGAACTTTTAAAAAATTTTTTATTTATCCCGGAAGATAAGTTTAAGACTATAGGGGATGGTGATAAAATTTCTTTAGGTGGTAAAACCCTGGAATTTATCTTCACTCCCTGGGTGCACTGGCCAGATACCATGGTAACCTATTTAGAGGAAAATAAAATGCTTTTTTCCTGTGATTTTTTCGGATCACATATGGCCACCAGTCAGTTATATTCCCATGAAAACGAAGAAGTATATTCTGCAGCCAAGAGGTATTATGCAGAACTTATGATGCCCTTTAGACCCACCATAAAAAACAATCTGGCGAAAATAAGTAAAAGAGATATAAAAACAATTGCCCCTTCCCATGGGCCTATTTATTCCCCGGTAAACGAAATAATAAATTTATATAAAGATTGGATATCTGATGAAACTTTAAACCTGGTAGTAATCCCTTATGTTTCTATGCATGGTAGTACCCGGGTTATGGTAGATCATCTGGTGGATTCTTTAATTAAAAGGGGATTGGTTGTAAAGCCATTCAATTTAGGTCACATGGATCCTGGTGAATTTTTAATGTCTCTGGTGGATGCATCCACTTTAGTTATTGCCAGCCCCACAGTATTAACCGGTCCTCATCCACTTACCGTTTCCAATGCCTATTTGATTAATCTGTTAAGGCCTAAATTAAAATACGTGGCCATTATGGGTTCTTTTGGATGGGGCAGTCGCATGGAAGAATTATTAAAAGGTCAGTTAAGTAACCTGAAAGTAGAATATCTGGAATCTATTTCCATAAAAGGCCTTCCCACTCAGGATGATTTAGAAAAAATTGATGCCCTGGCAGATGAGATACTGAAAAAACATGAATCTTCATAA
- a CDS encoding rubredoxin, whose amino-acid sequence MARYKCKVCGYIYDPEKGEPRSDIAPGTAFEDIPKNWKCPSCGAPKRMFIVIK is encoded by the coding sequence ATGGCAAGATACAAATGTAAAGTATGCGGATACATATACGACCCTGAAAAAGGGGAACCCCGGTCTGATATAGCACCAGGGACCGCTTTTGAAGATATACCTAAAAATTGGAAATGCCCCTCATGTGGAGCACCTAAAAGAATGTTTATAGTAATAAAATAA
- the rd gene encoding rubredoxin has product MDKYQCEMCGYIYDPENGDPDSGIEPGTAFEDIPDDWICPICGVGKDQFVKVD; this is encoded by the coding sequence ATGGATAAATATCAATGCGAGATGTGTGGTTATATATATGATCCTGAAAATGGTGATCCTGATTCTGGTATAGAACCAGGAACTGCTTTTGAAGATATACCAGACGACTGGATTTGTCCTATCTGTGGAGTAGGAAAAGATCAGTTCGTTAAAGTGGATTAA
- a CDS encoding superoxide dismutase, translating to MEKKLYQLPELPYGYQDLEPFISKEQLTIHHTKHHQAYVDGANAILKQKFDDARENDEDFDIKATAKELSFQVGGFVLHNLFWTNMGPASKCGGEPEGTIAEYIKKDFGSFERFKKEFTQAALSVEGSGWAVLTLCRRTNRLFIMQIEKHNVNVIPNFRIMMVLDVWEHAYYLDYKNVRPDFVEAFWNIVNWEEVNQRTETWLESPL from the coding sequence ATGGAAAAAAAACTTTATCAGTTACCAGAGTTACCCTATGGTTATCAGGATCTGGAGCCTTTTATATCTAAAGAACAGTTAACCATACACCATACCAAGCATCACCAGGCCTATGTTGATGGTGCTAATGCTATTTTAAAGCAAAAATTTGATGATGCTAGAGAAAATGATGAAGATTTTGATATAAAAGCAACTGCCAAGGAATTATCCTTTCAGGTAGGTGGTTTTGTTCTTCATAACCTTTTCTGGACAAATATGGGGCCCGCCAGTAAGTGCGGTGGTGAACCAGAAGGTACTATAGCAGAATACATTAAAAAAGATTTTGGTAGCTTTGAGAGATTTAAAAAAGAGTTCACACAGGCTGCTCTTAGTGTAGAAGGTTCTGGATGGGCAGTTCTTACTTTATGCAGGAGAACTAATCGCTTATTTATAATGCAGATAGAAAAACATAACGTGAATGTGATTCCTAACTTCCGGATTATGATGGTGCTGGATGTATGGGAACATGCCTACTACCTGGATTATAAAAATGTAAGGCCTGATTTTGTGGAAGCTTTCTGGAACATAGTAAACTGGGAAGAAGTTAACCAAAGAACTGAAACCTGGCTAGAATCCCCACTTTAA